One Rosa chinensis cultivar Old Blush chromosome 3, RchiOBHm-V2, whole genome shotgun sequence DNA window includes the following coding sequences:
- the LOC121052320 gene encoding uncharacterized protein LOC121052320 — MGFQSAKIRVPFVGHSICGFMGYSIWGFVGFPAILAGLPYLQRICSRPSSPTIPRPLHHYFQQLDIETRQKKTQCYADIESVQVWEIARMKASNNFALIMKVTNTRNGLENLASVLWSVMLWLILYLGPSKFVKLGSDLES; from the exons atgGGGTTTCAATCTGCTAAGATTAGGGTTCCATTTGTGGGTCATTCGATTTGTGGATTTATGGGCTACtcgatttggggatttgtgGGTTTCCCGGCGATTCTTG CTGGTTTGCCTTATTTGCAGAGAATCTGCAGCAGACCATCTTCTCCAACCATTCCAAGGCCTCTTCATCACTACTTTCAACAATTG GACATTGAGACAAGGCAGAAGAAGACCCAATGTTATGCTGATATTGAGAG TGTCCAGGTCTGGGAGATTGCTAGGATGAAAGCTTCGAACAACTTTGCACTCATTATGAAAGTGACTAATACCAG AAATGGATTGGAGAATCTTGCCTCAGTTCTCT GGTCTGTGATGCTTTGGTTAATCCTCTATTTAGGTCCCTCTAAGTTTGTGAAACTTGGTAGTGATTTAGAGTCTTAG